A region from the Prochlorococcus sp. MIT 0603 genome encodes:
- a CDS encoding DUF3120 domain-containing protein translates to MSEGYLSRPSTLRFCAGALVVLPVFLQAPWVHFHPLSALLFTFILVGLGILLAQFVDDKWFRIGSLLIGVSGSWLGGCLFWGWLRIHPVLHLPVEAVALPLACVGLFSKWRIGAAFYLACLLGTAFTDLMMVLTGVMRFWPAVVSVSVEEAAQILSDTSINLFSPIKLFLIFLAAVLIILLSNQMNQRGTLNSPGGRAWLVAGAALTTTLWVDGLFLVTALLQPRFSGLI, encoded by the coding sequence TTGTCGGAGGGATATTTATCTAGGCCATCAACCTTGAGATTTTGTGCTGGAGCCCTTGTGGTTTTACCAGTTTTTCTGCAAGCACCCTGGGTCCATTTTCATCCTTTATCTGCATTATTGTTTACTTTTATTTTGGTGGGTTTAGGGATACTCTTAGCACAATTTGTTGATGATAAATGGTTTAGGATTGGTTCTCTTCTAATAGGAGTGAGTGGGAGTTGGTTAGGTGGATGTTTGTTTTGGGGTTGGTTGAGAATTCACCCTGTTTTACATTTGCCTGTAGAAGCTGTTGCTCTCCCTTTGGCTTGCGTAGGTCTTTTTTCAAAATGGAGAATTGGGGCTGCTTTTTATTTGGCTTGCTTGCTTGGCACTGCTTTTACAGATCTGATGATGGTTTTGACTGGAGTAATGAGATTCTGGCCTGCTGTCGTTTCAGTATCTGTTGAAGAAGCTGCTCAGATATTAAGTGACACTTCTATTAATCTTTTTAGCCCCATAAAGTTGTTTTTGATTTTTTTAGCAGCTGTTTTAATTATTCTTCTCTCTAATCAAATGAATCAAAGAGGCACTCTTAATTCACCTGGTGGACGCGCTTGGTTAGTTGCTGGCGCGGCTTTAACAACAACACTTTGGGTTGATGGGTTGTTTTTGGTGACTGCGCTTCTTCAGCCAAGGTTTAGTGGATTGATATAG
- the nadB gene encoding L-aspartate oxidase, whose protein sequence is MDVSCNSTPISKGSWDVIVIGAGAAGLMTCLELPSHLNVLLVNRNTSKKSASRWAQGGIASVTRKEDSFSSHAEDTFKAGGGLCDGDAVRMLVENAPICVDRLQNLGMEFDRDLNGLSTTLEAAHSYRRVLHVQDQTGRALIDVLRDQVEKRSNILHRRGVRVTQLWVENNRCIGVQVLDGPFLYWIQSRAVVLASGGGGHLFANTTNPPQACGEGLSLAWKAGASIEDLEFFQFHPTALKMKGAPCFLISEAVRGEGAVLVDRYGKSPVAHLSHRDLSVRDQVSRALVKTMQSQGVSSLGLNLMRIPYQKIQERFPSILQRCREMGIDPLHSLIPIAPAAHYWMGGVATNMHAETSLTGLYAVGEVACTGVHGANRLASNSLLECLVFAGQMSNIHLNDYLYPNRDIPKYCFHVDILSDIDEASNDDFLRSSINELRELFWNEVGVNRSKKGMQRAIKNIRSDFNNLSQHTLLSLVQNQNIDICNYFDEITRKKINLLLDLSHRQLTSILTLNACLFRCESRGGHYRVDAPQSLPYWRCHSQQIRGESIKTRPVRN, encoded by the coding sequence ATGGATGTCTCCTGTAATTCAACTCCTATATCTAAGGGATCATGGGATGTGATTGTCATAGGAGCAGGTGCAGCAGGATTGATGACTTGTCTCGAATTGCCTTCTCACTTGAATGTGTTGCTAGTCAATCGCAATACAAGTAAAAAGTCAGCAAGTCGATGGGCTCAAGGGGGGATTGCTTCGGTAACTAGAAAAGAAGATAGTTTCTCTAGTCATGCAGAAGATACATTTAAAGCTGGCGGAGGTTTATGCGATGGAGATGCTGTTCGAATGTTGGTGGAAAATGCACCTATATGCGTTGACAGACTTCAAAATTTAGGCATGGAATTTGACAGAGATCTAAATGGACTATCAACTACTTTAGAGGCTGCACATAGCTATAGACGTGTGCTACATGTTCAAGATCAAACTGGGAGAGCATTGATTGATGTCTTGAGAGATCAAGTTGAGAAAAGATCTAATATTCTTCATCGTCGAGGTGTAAGAGTTACTCAACTTTGGGTTGAAAATAATAGGTGCATTGGTGTTCAGGTTTTAGATGGACCTTTCCTTTATTGGATTCAATCTAGAGCTGTTGTTTTGGCATCTGGTGGTGGTGGTCATTTATTTGCTAATACCACTAATCCTCCTCAGGCTTGTGGAGAAGGGTTGTCTTTGGCTTGGAAAGCAGGAGCTTCGATCGAGGACCTTGAATTTTTTCAATTTCATCCCACAGCATTAAAAATGAAAGGTGCGCCTTGTTTTCTGATTTCTGAAGCGGTCAGAGGTGAAGGCGCGGTTTTGGTTGATCGCTATGGAAAAAGTCCCGTAGCCCATTTATCTCACCGTGATCTTTCAGTTAGAGATCAAGTGAGCAGGGCTCTGGTGAAGACCATGCAATCTCAAGGAGTTAGTTCTCTTGGCCTCAATTTAATGCGGATTCCTTATCAAAAAATTCAAGAACGTTTTCCTTCAATTCTTCAACGATGTAGAGAAATGGGAATTGACCCCTTACATAGTTTGATTCCTATTGCACCTGCAGCGCATTATTGGATGGGCGGTGTGGCAACAAACATGCATGCTGAAACATCATTGACTGGTTTGTATGCAGTAGGGGAAGTAGCATGCACTGGTGTTCATGGGGCCAATAGATTGGCCAGTAATTCTTTATTGGAGTGCCTTGTATTTGCTGGCCAAATGTCTAATATTCATTTAAATGATTACCTTTATCCGAACAGAGATATTCCAAAATATTGTTTTCATGTTGATATTCTTTCTGATATAGATGAAGCTAGTAATGATGATTTTTTGAGATCATCTATTAACGAATTAAGAGAATTATTTTGGAATGAGGTGGGAGTAAATCGATCTAAGAAGGGTATGCAACGAGCTATCAAAAATATAAGATCAGATTTCAACAATTTATCCCAACACACTTTATTAAGTTTAGTCCAGAATCAAAATATAGATATATGCAACTACTTTGATGAAATAACAAGAAAGAAAATAAATTTACTTCTTGATTTGAGTCATCGACAACTAACTAGTATTCTAACATTAAATGCTTGCTTATTTAGATGTGAAAGCAGGGGTGGGCATTATAGAGTCGATGCCCCTCAATCTTTGCCATACTGGAGATGTCATTCTCAACAGATAAGAGGTGAATCAATAAAAACAAGGCCTGTAAGAAATTAA
- a CDS encoding vitamin K epoxide reductase family protein → MGTSRIKSRRRQDPGSKIARTLIGVLATIGIIDTGSITLHRWGWISTLSCPGGTGGCDKVLNSPWGTVFQINGSDIPLSFIGFICYLSVLLLATIPFLPWISTSKLEVTRKAWWGLFLISNSMAIFSFILMGIMIIKIKAFCFFCILSAVISSFIFILTIIGGGWEDRRELFFRGLIVTIVILLGGLIWTSSVDPSKAQSPILNQGEAPIINNKSSKSSIQLAQYLNKKNIILYKAYWCSHCHDQMEMFGNEASDNLKSVECAIDGVNSKTDLCKRKGIEAFPSWEINGEIQSGVKSLDELANISGYNGPRDF, encoded by the coding sequence ATGGGGACATCTCGCATAAAAAGTCGTAGAAGACAGGATCCAGGCTCCAAGATTGCTCGGACTCTTATAGGAGTCTTGGCAACCATAGGAATTATTGATACAGGTTCTATCACTCTCCATAGATGGGGTTGGATTAGCACTCTTTCTTGTCCTGGGGGAACAGGCGGTTGCGACAAAGTTCTCAATAGCCCTTGGGGTACAGTCTTTCAAATTAATGGGTCAGATATTCCACTATCTTTTATTGGTTTTATTTGTTATCTAAGCGTATTACTTCTAGCGACAATTCCTTTTCTGCCTTGGATATCTACAAGCAAGCTAGAAGTCACTAGAAAAGCATGGTGGGGATTATTTCTTATATCAAATTCTATGGCCATATTCAGTTTTATATTGATGGGAATAATGATCATAAAAATAAAAGCTTTTTGTTTTTTCTGTATTCTTTCAGCTGTAATATCCAGTTTTATTTTTATCTTAACAATAATTGGAGGAGGTTGGGAAGACCGTAGAGAATTATTTTTTAGAGGTTTAATTGTTACTATAGTTATTTTATTAGGAGGATTAATATGGACATCGTCAGTGGATCCAAGTAAAGCTCAATCTCCAATTTTAAATCAAGGAGAGGCTCCTATAATCAACAATAAAAGCTCAAAATCTTCAATTCAATTAGCACAGTATTTAAACAAGAAAAATATAATTCTATACAAAGCATATTGGTGCTCTCATTGCCATGATCAGATGGAAATGTTTGGAAATGAAGCATCAGATAATCTTAAATCAGTTGAATGCGCTATTGACGGGGTCAACAGCAAAACAGATTTATGTAAAAGAAAAGGAATTGAAGCCTTCCCCTCATGGGAAATCAATGGAGAGATACAATCAGGTGTAAAATCTCTTGATGAATTAGCTAACATAAGTGGCTATAATGGGCCTAGAGATTTCTAA
- the rimO gene encoding 30S ribosomal protein S12 methylthiotransferase RimO produces MIDKTKSFPQLHPSVAFVHLGCEKNLVDTEHMMGLLDQAGYAVNSNPSDASLVVVNTCSFIQDAREESVRTLIGLADQGKELIIAGCLAQHFQDELMQSIPEAKAIIGTGDYQHILKVLKRIEKGERVNQVSQIPKFVGDEKLPRFRAKGQAIAYLKIAEGCDYRCAFCIIPKLRGNQRSRSIESIVFEANELAKNGVKELILISQISTNYGIDIYGFPALGNLLRALGEVDIPWIRVHYAYPTGITSELIQVFKEVPNLLPYLDLPLQHSHPDVLRAMNRPWQADLNSSLLDSIRDQLPDAVFRTSFIVGFPGETESEFDHLVSFVENQEFDHVGVFTFSLEEGTKASSLDNQVPLDVAQSRKDKIISIQQPIAARKNRNSIGRTLDVLIEKEDLETGEILGRCYRFAPEVDGSVRLQGDSSDKSFIPGSMVPALITGSDLYDLTGRVIGAKEMVLSARTKL; encoded by the coding sequence ATCATAGATAAGACGAAATCATTTCCCCAACTGCATCCGTCAGTAGCTTTTGTTCACCTTGGGTGTGAAAAAAATCTTGTGGATACTGAACACATGATGGGTTTACTTGATCAAGCAGGATATGCAGTTAATTCTAATCCTTCTGATGCTTCTTTAGTAGTTGTAAATACCTGTAGTTTCATTCAAGATGCCCGCGAAGAATCCGTTCGAACATTAATAGGTTTGGCAGATCAGGGGAAAGAACTAATTATTGCTGGATGCCTTGCGCAACATTTTCAAGATGAATTGATGCAGTCAATCCCAGAAGCAAAAGCAATTATTGGTACTGGAGATTATCAGCACATCTTAAAGGTCTTGAAAAGAATTGAGAAGGGAGAAAGAGTTAACCAAGTTTCTCAGATACCTAAATTTGTTGGGGATGAAAAGTTACCTCGTTTTAGAGCTAAAGGTCAGGCCATTGCTTATTTAAAAATTGCTGAAGGATGCGATTATCGTTGTGCTTTTTGCATTATTCCAAAATTAAGAGGAAATCAACGAAGCCGTTCAATTGAATCAATTGTCTTTGAAGCGAATGAATTAGCCAAAAATGGTGTAAAAGAATTAATTTTAATTAGCCAAATTTCTACTAATTATGGAATTGATATTTATGGATTTCCTGCTCTAGGTAATTTATTAAGAGCTCTTGGAGAGGTTGATATCCCTTGGATTCGAGTTCACTATGCATACCCTACAGGGATCACATCTGAATTGATCCAGGTTTTTAAAGAAGTACCTAACTTACTGCCCTATCTTGATTTGCCTTTGCAACATAGCCATCCAGATGTACTCAGAGCAATGAATCGACCGTGGCAGGCTGATCTTAATTCTTCTTTATTAGATAGCATTAGAGACCAATTGCCTGATGCTGTATTTAGAACATCTTTTATTGTGGGCTTCCCTGGCGAGACGGAATCTGAATTTGATCATCTTGTTTCTTTTGTTGAAAATCAGGAATTTGATCATGTTGGTGTCTTTACATTTTCCTTGGAGGAGGGAACGAAGGCTTCATCTTTAGATAATCAAGTTCCTTTGGACGTTGCGCAATCACGCAAAGATAAAATAATTTCCATTCAGCAACCTATTGCGGCTCGAAAAAATCGAAATTCCATTGGAAGGACTCTGGATGTATTAATTGAGAAAGAAGATTTAGAAACAGGAGAAATATTGGGTAGATGTTATCGCTTTGCTCCAGAAGTTGATGGATCAGTGAGATTGCAAGGAGATAGTTCCGACAAGAGTTTCATTCCTGGAAGCATGGTTCCAGCATTAATTACTGGTTCTGATTTATATGATTTGACAGGAAGAGTTATTGGAGCTAAGGAAATGGTTTTGTCTGCAAGAACTAAACTTTAG
- the petL gene encoding cytochrome b6-f complex subunit PetL, giving the protein MGVLFYFALVGIGLGAAFGINKVLKAIKLI; this is encoded by the coding sequence ATGGGAGTTTTATTTTATTTTGCGCTAGTTGGAATCGGTCTTGGTGCAGCGTTTGGTATCAATAAAGTCTTAAAAGCAATAAAGCTAATCTAA
- a CDS encoding DUF4346 domain-containing protein, producing the protein MGTKFSKTNTEKLIKDIDEKYSGRNIALDPNGYFLIIVDEKTKELVVKHFSNNIDDTGRATDPTTGKVISCSNGNERYPVQIFKGKTAKELGIKITEGEGPLPLSKLDHALYLGRELQKAEYCLIHGKPYIQD; encoded by the coding sequence ATGGGCACAAAGTTTTCCAAAACAAATACAGAAAAACTGATCAAAGATATCGACGAAAAATATTCTGGAAGGAATATTGCACTCGATCCAAATGGGTATTTTTTAATCATCGTAGACGAAAAAACAAAGGAATTAGTAGTTAAGCATTTCAGCAATAATATTGATGACACAGGAAGAGCAACAGACCCCACAACTGGAAAAGTAATTAGCTGCAGTAATGGGAACGAAAGATACCCTGTTCAAATATTTAAAGGGAAAACCGCAAAAGAACTGGGAATTAAAATAACTGAAGGGGAGGGACCATTACCACTTTCCAAGCTTGATCATGCTCTTTATCTTGGCAGAGAACTACAAAAGGCTGAGTATTGCCTAATCCATGGGAAGCCTTACATACAAGATTAA